One genomic segment of Paraburkholderia caffeinilytica includes these proteins:
- a CDS encoding ABC transporter substrate-binding protein: MKKAALCVALAVMATSAMAKEWKTVRIGVDASYPPFESKAASGQVVGFDVDLTKALCAKMNVKCVWVEQDLDGIIPALKGKKFDAIVSSLTVTDKRREQIDFSDTLFDAPARMIAKAGSPLLPTAASLKGKHVGVEQGSTQETYAKAYWEPKGVTVVSYQNQDQVYADIASGRLDAALQDELQADAGFLKTPRGKGFAWAGPEVKDPKTIGEGTAIGLRKDDAALKAMFNQALAQVRQDGTFRKLEKQYFDVDINPGH, translated from the coding sequence ATGAAGAAGGCCGCACTGTGCGTGGCGCTTGCCGTCATGGCCACCAGCGCGATGGCGAAAGAATGGAAAACCGTGCGCATCGGGGTGGACGCCAGCTACCCGCCGTTCGAATCGAAGGCGGCCAGCGGCCAGGTCGTCGGCTTCGACGTCGATTTGACGAAAGCGCTGTGCGCGAAAATGAACGTCAAGTGCGTGTGGGTCGAGCAGGACCTGGACGGGATCATCCCGGCATTGAAGGGCAAGAAGTTCGATGCGATCGTATCGTCGCTGACCGTCACGGACAAACGCCGCGAGCAGATCGACTTCTCCGACACGCTGTTCGACGCGCCGGCCCGCATGATCGCCAAAGCCGGCTCGCCGCTGCTGCCCACGGCTGCATCGCTGAAGGGCAAGCATGTCGGCGTCGAGCAGGGCTCGACTCAGGAAACCTACGCCAAGGCGTATTGGGAGCCCAAAGGCGTGACCGTGGTGTCCTACCAGAATCAGGATCAGGTTTACGCCGACATTGCTTCGGGACGCCTCGACGCCGCCTTGCAGGACGAATTGCAAGCCGACGCCGGGTTCCTGAAGACGCCGCGCGGCAAAGGCTTCGCCTGGGCCGGCCCGGAAGTGAAAGACCCAAAGACGATCGGTGAAGGCACGGCCATCGGCCTGCGCAAGGATGACGCCGCGCTGAAGGCGATGTTCAACCAGGCGTTGGCGCAAGTGCGCCAGGACGGCACGTTCAGGAAGCTCGAAAAACAGTACTTCGACGTCGACATCAATCCTGGCCATTGA
- a CDS encoding pirin family protein: MIEIRRSDERGHANHGWLDSYHSFSFADYRDPQHVHFGPLRVINEDRIAGGQGFGTHGHRDMEIVTYVLEGALAHRDSMGNGSTIRPGDVQRMSAGTGVQHSEFNASQDESAHLLQIWVIPKRAGDQPGYEEKRFDDADKRGRLRVIASPDGRDGSVTIHADASIYAALIDGAEQATFVLPKGRLAYVHVARGALTVNGEALQAGDAAKLSETDTVTLEKGERAEVLLFDLGPLNG, translated from the coding sequence ATGATCGAGATTCGCCGTTCCGACGAACGTGGCCACGCCAACCACGGCTGGCTCGACTCGTATCACAGCTTTTCGTTTGCCGACTACCGCGATCCGCAACACGTGCATTTCGGCCCGCTGCGGGTGATCAACGAAGACCGCATCGCCGGCGGCCAGGGCTTTGGCACGCACGGCCATCGGGACATGGAAATCGTCACGTATGTGCTAGAAGGCGCGCTCGCGCACCGCGACAGCATGGGTAACGGCTCGACCATCCGTCCCGGCGACGTGCAGCGCATGAGTGCCGGCACAGGCGTGCAGCACAGCGAATTCAACGCATCGCAGGACGAATCGGCGCACCTCCTGCAGATCTGGGTGATTCCGAAACGCGCGGGCGATCAGCCTGGCTACGAAGAAAAACGCTTCGACGATGCCGACAAGCGTGGGCGTCTGCGTGTGATCGCCTCGCCCGACGGGCGCGACGGCTCGGTGACGATTCACGCGGATGCATCGATTTACGCGGCGCTGATCGATGGCGCGGAACAGGCCACGTTCGTGTTGCCGAAGGGCCGGCTCGCGTATGTACACGTGGCGCGAGGCGCGCTGACCGTGAATGGCGAAGCGCTCCAGGCCGGCGACGCCGCCAAGCTCAGCGAAACCGATACGGTGACGCTCGAAAAGGGCGAGCGCGCCGAAGTGCTGCTGTTCGATCTCGGCCCCCTCAACGGGTAA
- a CDS encoding ABC transporter ATP-binding protein — MNTRKQKLFVDELHKQYGDNEVLKGVSLKANAGDVISVIGSSGSGKSTMLRCINFLEQPNAGRIFVDGEEVRTQIGKAGALRVSDPKQLQRVRTKLSMVFQHFNLWAHMNVLENIIEAPVNVLGLKRKEAEERAREYLEKVGLAPRLEKQYPSHLSGGQQQRVAIARALAMHPDVMLFDEPTSALDPELVGEVLKVMQTLAEEGRTMIVVTHEMAFARNVSNHVMFLHQGRVEEEGHPDEVFRNTKSERLKQFLSGSLK; from the coding sequence ATGAACACCAGGAAGCAAAAGCTCTTCGTCGACGAGCTTCACAAACAGTACGGCGACAACGAAGTCCTCAAGGGCGTGTCGCTGAAGGCCAACGCCGGCGACGTGATCAGCGTGATCGGCTCGTCCGGCTCGGGCAAGAGCACGATGCTCCGCTGCATCAATTTCCTCGAACAGCCGAACGCCGGGCGCATCTTCGTGGACGGTGAAGAAGTCCGCACGCAGATCGGCAAGGCCGGCGCGCTGCGCGTGTCCGATCCGAAGCAGTTGCAGCGCGTACGCACCAAGCTGTCGATGGTGTTCCAGCACTTCAATCTGTGGGCGCACATGAACGTGCTCGAGAACATCATCGAGGCACCGGTCAACGTGCTGGGTCTGAAGCGCAAGGAAGCCGAAGAACGGGCACGCGAGTATCTGGAGAAAGTCGGCCTCGCACCTCGTCTCGAGAAGCAGTATCCCTCGCATCTGTCGGGCGGTCAGCAGCAACGCGTCGCGATCGCGCGCGCGCTGGCCATGCATCCGGACGTGATGCTGTTCGACGAGCCGACTTCCGCGCTCGATCCCGAGCTGGTCGGCGAAGTGCTCAAGGTCATGCAGACGCTCGCCGAAGAAGGCCGCACGATGATCGTCGTCACCCACGAAATGGCGTTCGCGCGCAACGTGTCGAATCACGTGATGTTCCTGCATCAAGGCCGCGTCGAAGAAGAAGGCCATCCGGACGAAGTCTTCCGGAACACAAAGAGCGAACGGCTCAAGCAGTTCCTCTCCGGCAGCCTCAAATGA
- a CDS encoding ATP-binding protein — MRRPIDSLFGRLALLVIAVLLLSHFAWYALMRLERSQLQTRYAVEEATFLVDAVRQHVARTPDQPLPSRVRLVDPSSADVPPDSTNLPPPLERFIEDVRDRMPTGTLVRIGQPGRPPTLWVRATTDRSWIVVPVQPLRTPRSLDRTVLWLAIIFSFAVMAALFAAWALQQPLRSLAQAVARFGRGLPVPPVPERGPRELRQLTHGFNQMVQEVARTEHDRAVMLAGVAHDLKTPLARMRLRAEMMEEVKMRDGVVRDVDSMTHIVEQFLVFAHDGADRSEAVEVDAQCERVVRSYRAVAAGAPAVQTELNAGPGFLLPAATLDRILSNLLDNAHAYGAPPIVVATARTAQGFTLSVSDNGSGIAAQDLINASRPFVRLDPARGGNGHSGLGLAIVERLVRRAGGAWEIGNHGGRGLRVLMSFPFEVVPRVAAASENAWS; from the coding sequence ATGCGCCGGCCCATTGATTCGCTGTTCGGGCGCCTCGCGCTGCTAGTCATTGCGGTGCTGCTGCTGTCGCATTTCGCGTGGTACGCGCTCATGCGGCTCGAGCGCAGCCAATTGCAAACACGCTACGCAGTCGAGGAAGCCACCTTCCTCGTCGACGCGGTGCGCCAGCACGTCGCCCGCACGCCGGACCAGCCTTTGCCGTCGCGCGTCAGGCTGGTCGACCCGTCGAGCGCCGACGTGCCGCCGGATAGCACCAACCTGCCGCCCCCGCTCGAACGCTTCATCGAGGACGTGCGCGATCGCATGCCCACTGGCACGCTCGTGCGGATCGGCCAGCCTGGCCGTCCGCCCACGCTATGGGTGCGCGCCACCACCGATCGAAGTTGGATCGTGGTGCCGGTGCAGCCTTTGCGCACGCCCCGTTCGCTCGACCGTACGGTGCTGTGGCTCGCAATTATCTTTTCGTTCGCGGTGATGGCCGCGCTCTTCGCCGCGTGGGCGCTGCAGCAGCCGTTGCGCTCGCTCGCCCAGGCGGTGGCGCGCTTCGGGCGCGGCTTGCCGGTGCCGCCGGTGCCCGAGCGCGGTCCGCGCGAGTTGCGGCAGCTGACGCACGGCTTTAACCAGATGGTTCAGGAAGTGGCGCGTACTGAACACGACCGGGCCGTCATGCTGGCCGGCGTCGCGCACGATCTGAAAACGCCGCTGGCACGCATGCGGCTGCGCGCCGAAATGATGGAAGAAGTGAAGATGCGCGACGGCGTGGTGCGCGACGTCGATTCGATGACGCATATCGTCGAACAGTTTCTGGTGTTCGCACACGACGGCGCCGATCGCAGCGAAGCCGTCGAAGTGGACGCGCAGTGCGAGCGCGTGGTCCGCAGTTATCGCGCGGTCGCGGCCGGTGCGCCCGCCGTGCAGACCGAACTCAACGCGGGGCCGGGTTTCCTGTTGCCCGCGGCGACGCTCGACCGGATCCTGTCGAATCTGTTGGACAATGCCCATGCCTACGGCGCGCCGCCGATCGTCGTCGCCACCGCGCGCACGGCGCAAGGCTTCACGCTTTCGGTGAGCGACAACGGCAGCGGTATCGCCGCGCAGGATCTGATCAATGCCAGCCGGCCGTTCGTCCGGCTCGACCCGGCACGTGGCGGCAACGGCCATAGCGGGCTGGGACTCGCGATCGTCGAGCGTCTGGTGCGGCGTGCGGGTGGGGCGTGGGAGATCGGCAACCACGGTGGCCGTGGCTTGCGGGTCTTGATGAGCTTTCCGTTCGAAGTGGTGCCGCGTGTCGCGGCGGCTTCGGAAAACGCCTGGAGTTGA
- a CDS encoding ABC transporter permease: protein MDFSFNLKRTANASAWRVLPNRWDFVAFPLIICIIAMAAIGFHETLAPMSTLKTQAISLDPSNLPEYAMRTTLRMLAAMVASLIFTLVYGTLAAKSRRAGMVLVPILDILQSVPVLGYISFTVTFFLALFPGRVLGAELAAIFAIFTSQAWNMTFSFYQSLRTVPRDLDEVSRGFHLTSWQRFWKLEVPFSMPGLIWNMMMSMSGGWFFVVASEAITVGNNTITLPGIGAYLAQAISDKNLHAIGWVILAMTVVILAYDQFMFRPLVAWADKFRMETTSSGDAPESWLLDLIRRTHLIHRLLVPLGWMFAKAARVNFTLPAFNAPRFQIPQREKSSRVGDLVWAAVVLLATVYVVYRVITYVRTGVSLDEVWHVLVLGLITLLRVAVLIAIASVIWVPIGVLIGLRPALAEKVQPIAQFLAAFPANLLFPVFVIVIVRFHLNPDIWLSPLIVLGTQWYILFNVIAGASSYPNDYREAAKNFHIRGWQWWRQAMLPGIFPYYVTGAITASGGAWNASIVAEFVQWGDTRLAAHGLGAYIAQTTAAGDYPKIIVGIAVMSLFVTLFNRLLWRPMFAYAEAKLRLD from the coding sequence ATGGATTTCAGCTTCAACCTGAAGCGCACAGCCAATGCCTCGGCATGGCGGGTGTTGCCCAATCGCTGGGACTTCGTTGCCTTTCCGCTGATCATCTGCATCATCGCGATGGCGGCGATCGGCTTTCACGAGACCCTGGCGCCGATGTCGACGCTCAAGACCCAGGCGATCTCGCTCGACCCGTCGAATCTGCCCGAGTACGCCATGCGCACCACGCTGCGCATGCTGGCTGCAATGGTCGCCTCGCTGATCTTCACGCTCGTGTACGGCACGCTGGCTGCCAAGAGCCGCCGCGCCGGCATGGTGCTGGTGCCGATTCTCGACATCCTGCAGTCGGTGCCGGTGCTTGGCTACATTTCGTTTACGGTCACGTTCTTCCTCGCGCTGTTTCCGGGCCGGGTGCTCGGTGCCGAACTGGCGGCGATCTTCGCGATCTTCACGAGCCAGGCATGGAACATGACGTTCAGCTTCTATCAGTCGCTGCGCACGGTGCCGCGCGACCTGGACGAAGTTTCGCGCGGCTTCCATCTGACTTCATGGCAGCGCTTCTGGAAACTCGAAGTGCCGTTCTCGATGCCGGGCCTCATCTGGAACATGATGATGTCGATGTCGGGCGGCTGGTTTTTCGTGGTCGCATCGGAAGCCATCACGGTCGGCAACAATACGATCACCCTGCCGGGGATCGGCGCCTACCTCGCGCAGGCGATTTCCGATAAGAATTTGCATGCAATCGGCTGGGTGATCCTTGCCATGACGGTCGTGATTCTTGCGTACGACCAGTTCATGTTCCGCCCGCTCGTCGCATGGGCCGATAAATTCCGCATGGAAACCACCAGCTCGGGCGATGCGCCGGAATCGTGGCTGCTCGACCTGATCCGCCGCACTCATCTGATTCACCGTCTGCTGGTGCCGCTCGGCTGGATGTTCGCCAAGGCCGCGCGCGTCAACTTCACGTTGCCGGCGTTTAACGCCCCGCGTTTCCAGATTCCGCAGCGCGAGAAGAGCTCGCGCGTCGGCGACCTTGTCTGGGCCGCCGTGGTGCTGCTTGCCACGGTTTATGTGGTGTATCGCGTGATTACGTACGTGCGGACCGGCGTGTCGCTCGACGAAGTCTGGCACGTGTTGGTATTGGGGCTCATCACCTTGCTGCGGGTGGCGGTGCTGATCGCCATCGCCTCGGTGATCTGGGTGCCGATCGGCGTGCTGATCGGCCTGCGGCCGGCGCTGGCCGAGAAGGTGCAGCCGATTGCGCAGTTCCTCGCCGCGTTCCCGGCGAACCTGCTGTTTCCGGTGTTCGTTATCGTCATCGTGCGCTTTCATCTGAACCCGGACATCTGGCTGTCGCCCCTGATCGTGCTCGGCACGCAGTGGTATATCCTGTTCAACGTGATTGCCGGCGCGAGTTCGTATCCGAACGACTACCGGGAAGCGGCCAAGAACTTCCACATTCGCGGCTGGCAATGGTGGCGTCAAGCAATGCTGCCGGGCATTTTCCCGTATTACGTGACCGGTGCGATTACCGCGTCGGGCGGTGCGTGGAACGCCAGTATCGTTGCTGAATTCGTCCAGTGGGGCGACACCAGGCTTGCCGCGCATGGCTTGGGCGCTTACATCGCGCAGACCACCGCAGCAGGCGACTATCCGAAGATCATTGTGGGCATCGCCGTGATGTCCCTGTTCGTGACCCTGTTCAACCGCCTGCTGTGGCGTCCGATGTTCGCCTACGCTGAAGCGAAGCTCCGGCTAGATTGA
- a CDS encoding periplasmic heavy metal sensor: MSTKKMSRVLAVAATALAIGAGAAYAAQPADHGGPGGWHGHFMKELTQLHDQLKLNADQEKQWQAALDTMKQNHEAMHANHEQIKNQMKAAQQQPILDLNAMATAHQQVEQKDAQLRQQTTDAWLKFYNGLNDQQKTTVSTALKQRFAKMEARHEKMRDRWEHHKDAASAPAANQ; encoded by the coding sequence ATGTCCACCAAAAAAATGTCGCGCGTTCTCGCCGTTGCCGCCACTGCCCTCGCCATCGGCGCGGGCGCTGCCTATGCCGCACAACCCGCCGATCACGGCGGCCCCGGCGGCTGGCATGGCCACTTCATGAAGGAACTGACGCAACTGCACGATCAGTTGAAGCTGAACGCGGATCAGGAGAAACAATGGCAAGCCGCGCTCGACACCATGAAACAGAACCATGAGGCCATGCACGCCAACCACGAACAGATCAAGAACCAGATGAAGGCCGCGCAGCAACAGCCGATTCTCGATCTGAACGCCATGGCCACCGCGCATCAGCAAGTCGAGCAGAAAGACGCGCAACTGCGCCAGCAAACCACGGACGCGTGGCTCAAGTTCTATAACGGCTTGAACGACCAGCAGAAGACCACCGTCAGCACGGCGCTGAAGCAGCGTTTTGCGAAGATGGAAGCGCGTCACGAAAAGATGCGCGACCGCTGGGAGCATCACAAGGACGCAGCATCGGCGCCGGCTGCGAATCAGTAA
- a CDS encoding sensor domain-containing diguanylate cyclase: MNRTTLRQATGPISFVLIVLVCWFVAGMVADRMVQQELDAALRTQRQMSTSIVDNMAEVIASDLAMARAIPATMAEMDLVQHALAQSQNYAANGEAAEPALRAALLKDPHMLAVGDFLHDAQGFSGLDQVWLVNANGVCVASSNSVNRPLAAEHSFVGADMRTRGYLTNALLGAFSEAYGVGRQSGEPGIFIAAPVYADGLLVGVVVAKVGIARLRHWVAHAGTFVADENGVIIMAHNSALEGHALPNSHATQMSAAERLTIYRRDILPDVQIQVDTRVREQAPWVPASVAEQLFGMREQPTPSLYQARGGLNSGLSAHLVDPLAAWPELLRNHKRDHLLVFLTLAGTVALAWVITVSYVRERRHHRATRDLAEQLQSANTLLSAEARHDALTGALSRRYFLDLLRHEIERAHAGNEPLCMAIADLDHFKQINDRFGHAAGDRALEHFVDTCRAELRGTDAIGRLGGEEFGLLLPTTDLAGGREVVERLRLRLKAIPSPKLPPSVGLSVSIGITELSSDDLPERIMSRADMALYAAKSGGRDRTEALPPDDTAPPARTVANAW, encoded by the coding sequence ATGAACAGGACAACCTTGCGCCAGGCAACCGGACCGATCAGCTTCGTGCTGATCGTGCTCGTTTGCTGGTTCGTGGCCGGCATGGTCGCGGACCGGATGGTACAGCAAGAGCTGGACGCGGCTTTGCGCACGCAGCGCCAGATGTCCACGTCGATCGTCGACAACATGGCGGAGGTGATCGCCAGCGACCTCGCCATGGCCCGCGCCATTCCCGCGACCATGGCCGAAATGGACCTGGTCCAGCACGCGCTGGCGCAATCCCAGAATTATGCCGCGAACGGCGAAGCGGCGGAACCCGCCCTGCGCGCCGCGTTGCTGAAAGACCCACACATGCTCGCCGTGGGCGATTTCCTGCACGACGCGCAAGGCTTCTCCGGGCTCGACCAGGTCTGGCTCGTCAACGCCAACGGCGTCTGCGTCGCGTCGAGCAACTCCGTCAACAGACCGCTTGCGGCGGAGCACTCCTTCGTCGGCGCCGATATGCGCACCCGCGGCTACCTGACGAACGCCCTGCTTGGCGCGTTTTCGGAAGCCTACGGCGTCGGCCGCCAGAGCGGCGAACCGGGCATCTTCATCGCGGCGCCGGTGTATGCCGACGGCCTGCTGGTCGGCGTGGTGGTGGCCAAGGTAGGGATCGCGCGGCTGCGCCACTGGGTCGCGCATGCCGGCACCTTCGTCGCCGATGAAAACGGCGTCATCATCATGGCGCACAACAGCGCACTCGAAGGTCACGCGCTGCCGAACTCGCACGCCACGCAGATGAGTGCCGCCGAGCGCCTGACCATCTATCGCCGCGACATCCTCCCCGACGTCCAGATCCAGGTCGACACACGGGTGCGCGAACAGGCGCCCTGGGTGCCCGCAAGCGTCGCCGAACAGCTGTTCGGCATGCGCGAGCAGCCAACGCCGTCGCTGTACCAGGCACGCGGCGGCCTGAACTCGGGACTGTCGGCGCACCTGGTCGATCCGCTCGCGGCCTGGCCCGAACTGCTGCGCAATCACAAGCGCGACCATCTGCTGGTGTTTCTGACGCTGGCCGGCACCGTCGCGCTCGCGTGGGTCATCACGGTGTCGTACGTGCGCGAGCGGCGCCACCATCGCGCCACGCGCGACCTCGCGGAACAATTGCAATCGGCCAACACGCTGCTCTCGGCCGAGGCGCGCCACGACGCCTTGACAGGCGCGCTGTCGAGGCGCTACTTCCTCGACCTGCTGCGCCACGAGATCGAACGCGCGCATGCGGGCAACGAGCCGCTGTGCATGGCGATCGCCGACCTCGACCATTTCAAGCAGATTAACGACCGCTTCGGCCACGCCGCCGGCGACCGCGCGCTCGAACATTTCGTCGACACCTGCCGGGCCGAGCTGCGCGGCACCGATGCGATCGGCCGGCTGGGCGGCGAAGAGTTCGGCTTGCTGCTGCCGACCACGGACCTGGCCGGCGGCCGCGAAGTCGTCGAACGTTTGCGCCTGCGTCTAAAGGCGATTCCTTCGCCGAAGTTGCCGCCCTCGGTGGGTTTGAGCGTGAGCATCGGCATCACCGAACTCTCGTCCGACGATCTGCCCGAGCGCATCATGAGCCGCGCCGACATGGCGCTTTACGCGGCAAAGTCGGGCGGCCGCGACCGCACCGAAGCCCTTCCGCCCGACGACACCGCGCCGCCCGCGCGAACGGTAGCCAACGCCTGGTGA
- a CDS encoding ABC transporter permease translates to MIEIIQEYWRNYLYTDGYRLTGVVITLWLLVVSIGLGFCLSIPLAVARVSKKKWLAGLVWLYTYIFRGTPLYVQLLLCYTGLYSLEIIRNHELTNAFFRDGMHCTLLAFTLNTCAYTTEIFAGAIKATPYGEIEAARAYGMSSFTLYRRVILPSALRRALPYYSNEVILMLHATTVAFTATVPDILKIARDVNSATYQSFNAFGLAALLYLCISFALVWLFRRAERRWLAYLRPQGK, encoded by the coding sequence ATGATCGAGATCATTCAGGAATACTGGCGCAACTATCTGTATACCGACGGCTACCGCCTCACCGGCGTCGTGATCACGCTGTGGCTGCTGGTGGTGTCGATCGGACTCGGCTTCTGCCTGTCGATCCCCCTCGCGGTCGCGCGCGTGTCGAAGAAGAAATGGCTCGCCGGCCTGGTATGGCTGTATACGTACATCTTCCGCGGCACGCCGCTCTACGTGCAGCTGCTGCTGTGCTACACCGGCCTGTACAGTCTCGAAATCATCCGCAACCACGAGCTGACCAACGCGTTCTTTCGCGACGGCATGCACTGCACGCTGCTCGCCTTCACGCTGAACACCTGCGCGTACACCACCGAGATTTTCGCGGGCGCGATCAAGGCCACGCCGTATGGCGAGATCGAGGCGGCGCGCGCGTATGGCATGTCGTCGTTCACGCTGTACCGACGGGTGATTCTGCCGTCGGCGCTGCGCCGCGCGTTGCCGTACTACAGCAATGAAGTGATCCTGATGCTGCACGCCACCACCGTCGCGTTCACCGCGACCGTGCCGGACATTCTCAAGATCGCCCGCGACGTGAACTCGGCCACGTATCAGTCGTTCAATGCGTTCGGCCTCGCCGCCCTGCTCTATCTGTGCATTTCTTTTGCGCTCGTGTGGCTGTTCCGCCGCGCCGAGCGCCGCTGGCTCGCTTACCTGCGGCCGCAAGGCAAGTAA
- a CDS encoding response regulator — MATQILVVDDDVELRDLLRDYLARQGIEVSVLHDAGTLERRLERERPDLIVLDLMMPGVDGLTALRKLRASGDDIPVIMLTARADDVDRIVGLELGADDYLGKPFNPRELLARVQAVLRRRRTLPSAAAPEQREPFNFGRFTLDFQSRTLHLEDKPLTLSGSEFALLKIFVNHPMRTLTRERLLELLHGPEYDGTDRGIDVQVWRLRRILETDPSTPRFIQTVRGRGYVFVPDGEQHAPAH; from the coding sequence ATGGCTACTCAAATACTGGTTGTCGACGACGACGTCGAATTGCGCGATCTGCTGCGCGACTATCTGGCCCGTCAGGGCATCGAAGTCTCGGTGCTGCACGACGCGGGCACGCTCGAGCGCAGGCTCGAACGCGAGCGTCCGGATCTGATCGTGCTCGATCTGATGATGCCCGGCGTAGACGGGCTGACTGCGCTGCGCAAGCTGCGCGCGTCGGGCGACGACATTCCCGTGATCATGCTGACCGCGCGTGCTGACGACGTCGACCGGATTGTCGGGCTGGAGCTCGGCGCGGACGACTATCTCGGCAAGCCGTTCAACCCGCGCGAGCTGTTGGCGCGCGTGCAGGCAGTGCTGCGGCGCCGCCGCACGCTGCCGTCGGCGGCGGCGCCGGAGCAGCGCGAACCGTTCAACTTCGGCCGCTTCACGCTGGACTTTCAGTCGCGCACGCTGCATCTCGAAGACAAGCCGCTCACGCTGTCGGGCAGCGAATTCGCGCTCCTGAAGATCTTCGTCAACCACCCCATGCGCACGCTCACGCGTGAGCGCCTGCTCGAACTGCTGCATGGCCCGGAATACGACGGCACCGACCGCGGCATCGACGTGCAGGTGTGGCGTTTGCGTCGCATTCTCGAAACCGACCCGTCCACGCCGCGCTTCATTCAAACGGTGCGCGGACGCGGCTACGTGTTCGTGCCGGATGGCGAACAGCATGCGCCGGCCCATTGA
- a CDS encoding ABC transporter permease, whose amino-acid sequence MFLQGYGPLLLNGTWQTVKLAVLSLAFAFVLGLLGAAAKLSKNRFSYGAGTVYTTLVRGVPDLVLMLLLFYSIQIWLNNLTDLLGWDQIDIDPFVAGVAVLGFIYGAYFTETFRGAFLAVPRGQLEAGAAYGMTGWQVFSRIMFPQMMRFALPGIGNNWQVMVKATALVSIIGLADVVKASQDAGKGTLRFFFFTLFAGAIYLVITTVSNFVLMYLEKRYSTGVRKADL is encoded by the coding sequence ATGTTCCTTCAAGGCTACGGCCCGCTGCTTCTCAACGGCACCTGGCAAACCGTCAAACTGGCGGTGTTGTCGCTGGCGTTCGCTTTCGTGCTGGGCCTGCTCGGCGCGGCGGCGAAACTGTCGAAAAACCGTTTCTCGTATGGTGCCGGCACCGTCTACACGACGCTCGTGCGCGGCGTGCCGGACCTGGTGCTGATGCTGCTGCTGTTCTACAGCATCCAGATCTGGCTGAATAACCTGACCGACCTGCTCGGCTGGGACCAGATCGACATCGACCCATTCGTGGCCGGCGTCGCGGTGCTGGGTTTCATCTACGGCGCGTACTTCACCGAGACTTTCCGCGGCGCGTTCCTCGCGGTGCCGCGCGGCCAGCTCGAAGCGGGCGCGGCCTACGGCATGACCGGCTGGCAGGTGTTCTCGCGGATCATGTTCCCGCAGATGATGCGCTTCGCGCTGCCTGGCATCGGCAATAACTGGCAGGTGATGGTCAAAGCCACGGCGCTGGTGTCGATCATCGGTCTCGCAGATGTCGTCAAGGCCTCGCAGGATGCCGGCAAGGGCACATTGCGGTTCTTCTTCTTCACCCTGTTCGCAGGGGCGATCTATCTCGTCATCACCACAGTGTCCAACTTCGTGCTGATGTACCTCGAAAAGCGTTACTCGACCGGCGTGCGAAAGGCGGATCTATGA